Proteins from a genomic interval of Paenibacillus sp. RC334:
- the nagA gene encoding N-acetylglucosamine-6-phosphate deacetylase, which yields MNSDETIFDLTQLLYGQVVIGDHMIEKGVVAIEGQSIVYAGAEDDLPADLIAAVVENQGDGAAVGANIMRLESGYLLPGFIDIHVHGGNGEDFMDADPQVLDTITSFHGSQGTTAMLATTMTAPKKRIDQVLSEVYAYMAQPMPYAQLEGVHLEGPFISPNWPGAQNPEHIQLPNLAWAKEWEQRYPGLVRQLTLAPEREGALELIAWLRSHNITAALGHTDATYEEVERAAAAGLNHAVHTFNAMTPLHHRKPGAAGAVLTDPRIEAEVIADGIHVHPAAVSLLAKLKREHNLILITDAMSATGLEDGHYTLGDLPVIVQSGVARLEDGVTLAGSTLTMIEGFQYLVRHVGLTIPQASQAASLNPAKSLNIAHRTGSLAAGKQADVLLLDADLKLQGVWIKGIRR from the coding sequence TTGAACTCGGATGAAACGATTTTTGATTTAACCCAACTACTGTATGGACAAGTCGTTATTGGGGATCACATGATTGAAAAAGGGGTTGTCGCAATTGAGGGGCAATCCATCGTATATGCTGGTGCAGAGGATGATTTGCCTGCTGATCTAATTGCAGCAGTAGTGGAAAATCAGGGTGATGGGGCAGCGGTGGGGGCAAACATCATGCGATTGGAAAGCGGCTACCTGCTGCCGGGCTTTATTGATATTCATGTTCACGGCGGTAACGGAGAGGACTTTATGGACGCCGATCCGCAGGTACTGGATACGATTACCTCTTTTCACGGCTCACAAGGAACGACCGCCATGCTGGCTACCACCATGACCGCACCAAAAAAGCGAATCGACCAGGTGCTAAGTGAGGTTTACGCCTATATGGCGCAGCCTATGCCCTATGCACAACTGGAGGGCGTACATCTGGAAGGGCCGTTTATTAGCCCGAACTGGCCGGGAGCGCAAAACCCGGAGCATATTCAACTGCCGAATCTGGCCTGGGCGAAGGAATGGGAGCAGCGCTATCCGGGCCTTGTCCGCCAGTTGACGCTTGCACCAGAGCGGGAAGGCGCGCTAGAGCTGATTGCCTGGCTGCGCAGCCATAACATTACTGCGGCTCTCGGTCATACGGATGCCACGTATGAAGAGGTGGAACGCGCAGCGGCGGCGGGCCTGAACCATGCGGTGCATACGTTCAATGCCATGACTCCGCTGCATCACCGCAAGCCGGGAGCCGCCGGAGCCGTGCTTACCGATCCGCGCATTGAAGCGGAGGTGATTGCGGACGGTATCCACGTGCATCCGGCAGCGGTCTCCCTGCTCGCCAAGCTGAAACGGGAGCACAATCTTATTCTTATCACCGATGCTATGTCTGCCACCGGACTGGAGGACGGGCATTACACACTCGGTGATTTACCAGTAATCGTGCAGAGCGGTGTGGCACGGCTGGAGGATGGCGTGACTCTGGCAGGAAGCACGCTGACGATGATTGAAGGCTTCCAATATCTGGTTCGTCATGTGGGTCTGACCATTCCCCAGGCATCACAAGCCGCCAGCCTGAATCCGGCTAAGTCCCTGAACATTGCGCATCGAACAGGTTCGCTTGCAGCAGGCAAACAAGCAGACGTTCTGTTACTGGATGCGGACTTAAAGCTGCAAGGCGTATGGATTAAAGGAATACGAAGATAA
- a CDS encoding MurR/RpiR family transcriptional regulator: MSPILHTLTHRLEQLPVQERKLAESILQSPGDVLHLGIRELAERCGVSPATVTRFCKSLHFKGYPDFKMKLAAELPRSNSDGEASYQDIVAGNSLSRIVEAIEANHTASIADTTRLLDFSKLEQAIAWLSATSRIDLYGMATSSIVAQDFYQKLIRIGKNSTAFADSHMQITSASSLGPGDVAFAVSYSGETQETIAALRCAQEQGARTLSLTSFGNNTLAGVADIALFSSSLEEGMRRGDMASRIAQLHIIDILFTGMVSADFDKYIPRLEGSYQQVSKLKKQPGGH; this comes from the coding sequence GAGCAGCTTCCCGTCCAAGAGCGCAAGCTGGCGGAATCCATTCTGCAATCTCCGGGAGATGTGCTGCATCTGGGCATTCGGGAGCTGGCGGAGCGTTGTGGTGTGAGTCCGGCGACCGTTACGCGGTTTTGCAAATCACTTCATTTTAAAGGCTATCCCGATTTCAAAATGAAGCTGGCCGCCGAGCTGCCCCGTTCTAATAGTGACGGTGAAGCCTCCTATCAGGACATCGTCGCCGGAAATTCGCTCTCTCGTATCGTGGAAGCTATAGAGGCGAATCATACCGCATCTATTGCGGACACGACCCGACTGCTGGATTTCAGCAAGCTGGAGCAGGCGATTGCATGGCTGTCCGCCACAAGCCGCATTGATCTGTACGGCATGGCGACTTCCTCGATTGTGGCGCAGGATTTTTATCAAAAGCTCATTCGAATTGGCAAAAATAGTACCGCCTTCGCGGACTCGCACATGCAGATTACCTCTGCCTCCTCGCTTGGGCCGGGAGATGTCGCCTTTGCCGTCTCCTATTCGGGGGAAACACAGGAAACCATCGCGGCTCTGCGCTGTGCACAGGAACAGGGAGCCAGAACATTATCCCTGACCTCCTTCGGAAATAACACGCTGGCAGGTGTTGCGGATATTGCGCTATTTTCCTCCTCGCTGGAAGAAGGGATGCGGCGTGGAGATATGGCGTCCCGCATTGCCCAGCTTCATATCATAGATATCCTGTTTACAGGTATGGTCAGCGCGGATTTTGACAAATATATTCCGAGACTGGAAGGTTCGTATCAGCAAGTAAGCAAGCTCAAAAAACAACCAGGGGGCCACTAA
- a CDS encoding YhcN/YlaJ family sporulation lipoprotein, producing the protein MPGTKKVISLTISAALLASMAALTGCGTANHNVRTNTTRYNAQSTHHMDGVNRFGVKSNGMDGMRLNQNANGTGHQIGNLQVDRNLSKRISELPDVKSATVLVGNRNAYVAVSLKDQANGTGVGTSSVKGTKHPMNTHGMTTYGVDGTRGNYTTDGIAPGITDNGMSRPVTPPRRGDGLYGTMGTGSYGMIRGLADGTRTDIGRTDGTTVEGARTAYEPSTLTEAVKSRIANKVKQFAPSIEQVYVSANPDFVKHTTDFTRSVQNGHPIKGMSAQLADIIQRVFPTPAAGATHPTDGSTTAPTRPQNYTPAPMNHR; encoded by the coding sequence ATGCCAGGGACTAAGAAGGTAATCAGTTTAACGATTTCTGCTGCTTTGCTCGCCAGTATGGCTGCTTTGACAGGGTGTGGGACTGCGAATCATAATGTCCGCACGAACACTACCCGCTATAACGCGCAAAGTACACATCATATGGATGGTGTGAACCGTTTCGGAGTTAAGTCCAATGGTATGGACGGGATGCGTTTAAACCAAAATGCCAATGGAACTGGACACCAAATTGGTAATCTGCAAGTCGATCGCAATTTGTCCAAACGTATATCCGAGTTGCCGGATGTAAAATCTGCGACAGTGCTGGTCGGTAACCGTAATGCTTATGTAGCGGTTTCCTTGAAGGACCAAGCCAACGGAACCGGTGTAGGTACTTCAAGCGTTAAAGGTACTAAGCATCCCATGAATACACATGGCATGACTACGTATGGGGTGGATGGTACAAGAGGCAACTATACCACCGATGGCATAGCGCCGGGAATTACGGACAATGGAATGAGCCGACCCGTAACACCTCCGCGTCGTGGTGACGGATTGTACGGCACGATGGGTACTGGTTCTTATGGTATGATTCGTGGCTTGGCGGACGGTACCCGCACGGATATCGGACGCACGGATGGCACCACAGTGGAAGGCGCAAGAACTGCGTATGAGCCTAGTACGTTGACCGAAGCCGTCAAAAGTCGCATCGCCAACAAGGTAAAGCAATTTGCACCTTCGATTGAACAGGTGTATGTATCGGCTAACCCCGATTTTGTAAAGCATACCACTGACTTTACACGCAGTGTGCAAAACGGTCATCCGATCAAAGGAATGAGTGCCCAATTGGCGGATATCATCCAACGGGTATTCCCGACTCCTGCTGCTGGTGCAACTCATCCAACAGATGGATCAACAACCGCACCAACTCGTCCACAAAATTATACCCCTGCACCTATGAATCATCGCTAA
- the nagB gene encoding glucosamine-6-phosphate deaminase, protein MNIRILNSREDLNATAAAVIASLLLNKPQAMLGLATGSTPIGIYRHLVEMYRKGQVSFARAYSVNLDEYVGLPPEHPQSYRSFMNEHLFQHIDIPLAHTRVPDGNAADLAAECAAHEQAMLDHGPVDLQLLGIGHNGHIGFNEPGHGLTGATHVVDLEERTRTANARFFGNIDDVPKQAVTMGVGTILKAKQIILVAFGADKADIVKQAFTGPVTTKCPASLLQCHPNVLILLDQEAGGWLN, encoded by the coding sequence ATGAACATACGTATTTTGAACAGCCGTGAAGACCTGAATGCTACCGCTGCCGCTGTGATCGCCAGTTTACTGCTGAACAAGCCTCAAGCCATGCTTGGGCTTGCTACCGGAAGTACACCTATCGGCATTTACCGTCATCTTGTAGAAATGTACCGTAAGGGACAGGTGAGCTTTGCACGAGCCTACTCCGTGAATCTCGATGAATACGTTGGTCTTCCCCCGGAACATCCGCAGAGCTACCGCAGCTTTATGAATGAGCACTTGTTTCAGCATATCGACATTCCTCTTGCCCATACACGCGTACCTGACGGTAATGCGGCTGATCTGGCAGCAGAATGTGCGGCCCACGAGCAGGCAATGCTAGATCATGGACCCGTGGATCTCCAATTGCTCGGCATTGGTCACAACGGTCATATCGGTTTTAATGAACCCGGGCACGGCCTGACCGGAGCCACACATGTGGTAGATTTGGAAGAGAGGACGCGTACAGCGAATGCCCGATTTTTTGGCAATATAGATGATGTACCCAAGCAAGCAGTCACAATGGGGGTAGGCACGATTCTGAAGGCGAAGCAAATTATACTGGTAGCTTTTGGCGCGGATAAGGCAGACATTGTAAAGCAGGCTTTCACCGGACCTGTAACCACAAAATGCCCGGCTTCCCTGCTGCAATGTCATCCCAACGTGCTGATTTTACTGGATCAGGAAGCGGGAGGCTGGTTGAATTGA